The Tenrec ecaudatus isolate mTenEca1 chromosome 4, mTenEca1.hap1, whole genome shotgun sequence region TCTTGGGGTCTCATCCCGGCCCCCGTACCTGGCATTGACCCAATTCCCTGGGTCACAGGTGACATCCACGGCCAATACTACGACCTTCTGCGGCTGTTTGAGTACGGCGGCTTCCCCCCAGAGAGCAACTACCTCTTCCTGGGCGACTATGTGGACCGGGGCAAGCAGTCGCTGGAGACCATCTGCCTGCTGCTGGCTTACAAAATCAAGTACCCAGAGAACTTCTTCCTGCTTCGGGGGAACCACGAGTGTGCCAGCATCAACCGCATCTATGGCTTCTACGATGAGTGTCAGTGGgccctcctgccccctcccctctgtTGCGTGGGACCCTCACGCCCGCTAGACTGCACTCCTGGGCAGGCAGGGCCAGGGGTAGGGCAGGTCTGGAGGGGACTCAGGAGGGGCTTGGTGAAGGGTCGCTGGTAGAACCAGTTCCAGTGCTTTTCCTGGGAGCTCTGCTTGGCTCATGACATTACCTGAGGGTGTGGAAGCCTGTCTGGGCTGGGTCTCTGTTGGCCAGGAGCTGGGCTGGCTTAGAATGGGTCTTGCCTTTGGTGCTGCGTGAAGCAGGTGTGGAGGGGATGCTCCAACCCTGAGGTCCTGGATGGAACTCCAGGGGTCTTAGGGAAACTCTTGCTTTAGAACTACATCCCAGGAGAGTGTGGGCAGGGACACACCTTTTAGATGCCCCACACCATTGCCATTTGAGGCGGGGGCAGAGATCCaggctgggggggtggggcatggtagAGAGCCTCCTGAATactgggcctttcttccacacAGGCAAGAGGCGCTACAACATCAAACTCTGGAAAACTTTCACCGATTGCTTcaactgcctgcccatcgcagcCATTGTGGACGAGAAGATCTTCTGCTGCCACGGAGGTGAGACCTGGCTGCCTGGGCATTGGACCCGGTTGTGAGATGCCACTTCTTCCAGGAAGTCCTTAGTGCCCAACTCTTGGGCTGCACTTCAGTGTGGTGGTGTTTGCCTCTCCCATCTTCAGAGACTGGGATACCCTCCCCTACCCAGCCCTACTGGCGCAGAGCAACCAGGGCTGGGAGGATGAGGAAGGGGGGGCGCTCCTCCCTAGTGGTGCTGAGCCACCTGCACCCCGCAGGCCTGTCGCCGGACCTGCAGTCCATGGAGCAGATCCGGCGCATCATGCGGCCCACAGATGTGCCTGACCAGGGCCTGCTGTGTGACCTGCTGTGGTCGGACCCTGACAAGGACGTACAGGGCTGGGGCGAGAACGACCGTGGCGTCTCGTTCACCTTCGGGGCCGAGGTGGTGGCCAAGTTCCTACACAAGCATGATCTGGACCTCATCTGCCGGGCGCACCAGGTGGGCGTGCGGGCGCGGGCAGGCAGCATGTGGCGCGGGCAGGGGCGGGCCCAGGCTCACTGCTCCTGCCTTTGCCTAGGTGGTGGAAGACGGCTACGAGTTCTTTGCCAAGCGGCAGCTGGTGACACTCTTTTCAGCCCCCAACTACTGCGGCGAGTTTGATAATGCTGGAGCCATGATGAGTGTGGA contains the following coding sequences:
- the PPP1CA gene encoding serine/threonine-protein phosphatase PP1-alpha catalytic subunit: MSDTEKLNLDSIIGRLLEVQGSRPGKNVQLTENEIRGLCLKSREIFLSQPILLELEAPLKICGDIHGQYYDLLRLFEYGGFPPESNYLFLGDYVDRGKQSLETICLLLAYKIKYPENFFLLRGNHECASINRIYGFYDECKRRYNIKLWKTFTDCFNCLPIAAIVDEKIFCCHGGLSPDLQSMEQIRRIMRPTDVPDQGLLCDLLWSDPDKDVQGWGENDRGVSFTFGAEVVAKFLHKHDLDLICRAHQVVEDGYEFFAKRQLVTLFSAPNYCGEFDNAGAMMSVDETLMCSFQILKPADKNKGKYGQFSGLNPGGRPITPPRNSAKAKK